One window of Nicotiana tomentosiformis chromosome 11, ASM39032v3, whole genome shotgun sequence genomic DNA carries:
- the LOC104113873 gene encoding ubiquitin carboxyl-terminal hydrolase 24, which produces MNDQKVLIFGSFTEDEIKTLQSQPTTTDVGIIFGSLDSATLKSVGLFNTKLTDLDHSKKPQLPELAHKENVAEGHSSIGKTIKSAGKTINEYGSSSFTNPDYNRSVTDLKTFREELHPTVNTGSTYDSAEKSSLSQSSHSVEDVNLTNQLKNYNLLNGRHKSLNGSVVVFRSLLARGLVNLGNLCFLNATLQALLSCSPFVLLLQELKTRDIPQAGYPTLHAFIQFISEFGIFSDSSMKKKETIFPEIGQPFRPLMFESVLQNFTPDVPNSLTGRPRQEDAQEFLSFLMHQMHDELLKLEGQVPNGIGRNSSLVSSTDDEEEDDDWETVGPRNRTAVTRTQSFVPSKLSEIFGGQLKSVVKAKGNKASATVQPFLLLHLNIFPEPICSIEDALRMFSAPEALEGYRTSAAGKAEVVSASKSVKILELSDIMVLHLMRFSYGSEGSTKLHKPVHFPLELVFGRELLASPSSEVKRYELVATITHHGRDPSKGHYTADARHQSGKWLRYDDVSVTVIPKSSVLHDQAYVLFYKQL; this is translated from the exons ATGAATGATCAAAAG GTGTTGATTTTTGGGTCATTTACGGAAGATGAGATTAAAACTTTGCAAAGTCAGCCAACAACAACTGATGTAGGGATCATATTTGGTTCGTTGGATTCTGCAACTTTGAAATCTGTGGGCCTTTTCAACACTAAATTGACCGACCTTGATCATTCTAAGAAACCTCAGCTACCAGAGCTTGCTCATAAAGAGAATGTCGCCGAGGGTCATAGCAGTATAGGGAAAACCATAAAGTCAGCAGGCAAAACTATAAATGAATATGGTAGTTCCAGTTTTACAAATCCTGATTACAATAGGAGCGTGACAGATTTGAAAACTTTCCGCGAAGAATTACATCCAACAGTGAACACCGGAAGTACTTATGATTCAGCAGAGAAATCAAGCTTGTCTCAATCGTCTCACAGTGTGGAAGACGTTAATTTGACTAATCAACTCAAAAACTATAACTTGCTGAATGGTAGACATAAATCTTTAAATGGGTCTGTTGTGGTTTTCAGAAGTTTGTTAGCTCGAGGGTTGGTCAACTTGGGGAACTTGTGCTTTCTTAATGCAACTCTTCAAGCTCTTCTCTCGTGCTCTCCTTTTGTTCTTCTCCTGCAAGAACTCAAAACACGCGATATACCACAG GCTGGGTATCCCACTTTACATGCCTTTATTCAGTTCATCTCTGAGTTTGGCATATTCAGTGATTCAAGTATGAAGAAAAAGGAAACAATTTTTCCGGAAATTGGGCAGCCTTTTCGACCTTTAATGTTTGAATCTGTCCTACAAAACTTTACTCCGGATGTCCCAAATAGCTTGACAGGCAGACCGAG GCAGGAAGATGCTCAGGAGTTCCTCAGTTTTCTCATGCATCAGATGCATGATGAATTGCTAAAATTAGAGGGTCAAGTACCAAATGGTATCGGGAGAAACTCCTCTCTGGTTTCATCAACGGATGACGAGGAAGAGGATGATGATTGGGAGACTGTTGGCCCAAGGAATAGGACTGCAGTTACTAGAACACAGAGCTTTGTCCCGTCAAAATTGAGTGAAATTTTTGGAGGCCAATTGAAGAGTGTAGTGAAGGCTAAAG GTAACAAAGCCTCAGCAACAGTACAACCATTTCTTCTGCTCCACCTTAACATTTTTCCAGAGCCTATTTGCTCTATAGAAGATGCACTTCGGATGTTTTCTGCACCAGAGGCACTTGAAGGATATCGAACATCAGCAGCTGGAAAG GCCGAAGTAGTCAGTGCCAGCAAGTCTGTTAAGATTCTGGAGCTTTCTGATATAATGGTGTTGCATTTAATGCGCTTTAGCTACGGAAGTGAAGGGAGCACCAAGTTGCATAAACCCGTGCACTTCCCTTTGGAGCTTGTGTTTGGACGTGAATTACTTGCCTCTCCCTCTTCTGAG GTTAAGAGGTATGAACTCGTTGCGACAATCACTCATCATGGAAGGGACCCTTCAAAGGGTCATTATACGGCCGATGCCCGTCATCAAAGTGGCAAGTGGCTGCGTTATGATGACGTGTCAGTCACAGTCATCCCGAAAAGCTCGGTGCTGCATGATCAAGCGTACGTTCTCTTCTACAAACAGTTGTAA